AGCCAGCCAGGTCGGTACGCCCCCCAGCAGCCGGAACAGCCGTCCCGCCTCCTCCCGCAGCCGGGACGCCTCCGGCTCGGACTCCGCGTCCGCCAGGGAGGCCAGCGCCGGGGCCGTGCCCACCAGGTAGCCCAGCTCCTCGCGGATCCGCAGGGACTCGGCGAAGCCGTGCCGCGCCTCGGTCAACTCCCCGTCCCGCAGCGCGAGTCCGGCCAGATGGCGCCAGGTGAAGGAGAGCAGCAGCGGGTCGGCCTGGGCGGTGGCGCCCGCGTGCGCCCGGCGGTAGGCCGCACGGGCCGCCTGCGGGGAGCGGGCCAGGTTCTCGGCCAGCAGGCCCCGGCGGAAGTCCAGCAGTGCCCGGCCAGCTGCCCCCGGGGCGATCAGCGCCGCCGCCCGGCCCAGCGCGGCCCGCGCCTCGTCCGCCCGGTCGCGCACCCCGTGCAGGGTGGCCGCGTAGGCGAGCTGGCCGCGTTCGCAGGCGGCCGCCCCGCGCTCCTCGTCGGTGTGCGCCTGCGCCTCGGCCGTGCGCAGGGCGTCCTCCGCCTCCTCCCAGCCCCGCTCGGTGTACAGGCACCGCTCCACGAGCAGCGCAGCCCGCTGCAGGGCCAGGGCCGGGGTGTCCGGTGGCAGCAGGGCCGCCGCGTCGGCCCAGCAGGCCCGCGAGCGCAACCGCCATACCGCGGTCTGGAGTGGATCGTCACCGGCGGTCGTTCCATTACCAGACATGGCGGAATGCGCCACGTTGCCCTCCCCGAGCACGCCGTTGAGCTGTTGAGTGGTGGCGGCATTCCAGCACCAATGCCGGTGCCGGGCCAAGAGGGTGGGTGAAAGTTTTCACAAAGTAGGGGCCCGATGGCGTGACTTGATCGCCCGGCGTCACGCCCCGCCGGGTTCAGCTCATGCGCAGGGCCAGGAAGAAGTCCAGCTTGTCCTCCAGGCGCGAGAGGTCACGCCCCGTCAACTGCTCGATCCGCCCGACCCGGTAGCGCAGCGTGTTGACGTGCAGGTGGAGCCGGGTGGCGCAACGGGTCCAGGAGCCGTCGCAGTCGAGGAACGCCTCCAGGGTCGGGATCAGCTCGGCGCGGTGGCGGCGGTCGTAGTCCTTCAGCGGGTCCAGCAGCCGGGCCGTGAACGCGCGGCGGACGTCGTCCGGGACGAACGGCAGCAGCAGCACGTGGCTGGCCAGTTCCTGGTGGCCGGCCGCGCAGACCCGGCCGGGGCGGGCCGCGGCGACCCGGCGCGCGTGCCGGGCCTCCTCCAGGGCACCGCGCAGCCCCTCGGCGGAGTGCACGGCCGCGCTGACGCCGAGGGTGAGCCGCCCGTCGTCGTTCAGGCCCGCCGACAGCGGCTCCCGTACGGTCTGCAGCAGCGCGTCGGCGAGCAGGCCGGGCTCCGAGCCGTCGTGCTCGGCGGCCATCGCGGGCAGCGGGACCAGGGCGATCGCCTCGTCGCCGGTGTGGGCGACGGCGATCCGGTCCGAGGGTTCGGGGCCGGTGGCCAGCGGGTCGACCAGGATCTCCTCCAGCAGCGACTGCGCCACCGGACCGCCCTCGACCTCGTCGCCCTCCCACTCGACCCGGGCCACGACCACCTGCCAGTGCGGGGCCGCGCCGAGTCCGGGCAGCAGCACCGGCGCCGCGACCCGCAGCCGGGCGGCGATCTCGGCGGGCGCGGCACCCGTCTGCACCAGCTCCAGCACCTCCTGGGCGAGCCGGCGGCGGACGGTGCGCGCCGCGTCACGGCGGTCCCGCTCGACGGCGATCAGCTGGGTGACGCCCTGCAGCAGGTCGAGGCGCTCCTCCGGCCAGTCCCCGGCGTCCGCCTCGACCGCCAGCAGCCAGTCCGACAGCACGGACTCGCGCACGTCGCGGGCGGCCTGCGGGGAGCGTCCGGAGGAGCGGATCGGGAAGAGGGAGTACGTCGTCCCGGCGAGCGGCACACGGTGCGGCCCGCGGCGTCCCGTGCGGGCGGCGGCCAGGTGTTCGGCGGCCAGGCCCGCGCAGATCTCGGCGGGCAGCGCCGGACCGCCGAGCTTGGAGCCCGCGATCAGCCGGCCGGTGGGCGAGAGCACCCAGGCGCGCAGGTCCAGGTCGGAGCCGAGCAGGTCGAGCACCACGTCGGGGCCACCGCCCGCCGGGCCCGAGGTCATCATCCGGCGGTGCCGGTCCACCACCGCCGCCAGGTCGCCGGCCCGCTCGCCGGAGACCTGCCGTACGACGTGCTCGGTGATCGAGGCGAACGCCACCGACTCGTGCACCGCGAACAGCGGCAGCCGGTGCCGTGAGCACGCCAGGACCAGGTCGTCCGGCACATCGCCCAGCTCGGCCTCGCCCGCCGCCAGCGCCGCCACCCCGGCCTGCACCAGGAGGCGTACGAACGGTTCGGAGTCGTGGGCGTCCCGGCGCCAGGCCAGGCCGGTGAGCACCAGCTCCCCGCCGGAGAGGTAGCGGCTCGGGTCGCGCAGGTCGGTGGTCATGACCCCGCGTACGGAGCGGTCCAGCTCGTCCTCGCCGCCGAGCAGCCGCAGCCCCAGCGCGTCGGTGTCCAGCAGTGCGCGCAGCCGCATCTCGTCGCCGCCGTCCTTTGTCTCGAAAACTACGATGAATCCCGGTGGGGGGACCCGTGAGGCACCCGGTGCGCGGGTGCGCGGGCCGTCCGGACGGGGCCGTCCGGGCCGCATCCCGTGTGTCCCGGGGAAATCGGAGAGGTAACCGATGACCTCTGTTCATACGAATCTACAAGATGCCCGCCGTGGCCAGCCAACTCCTTCATGGTTTCGGTGACTGACCCCGCTGGAGTACGGAGCGGTGTACTGAGTCCACTCCGCGTTAACAGCACATGAACGAGCCGGGACCGCCGCACACGGATTGGCTCATCTGTAACGACTCACGAGACGAAGAAGAGAGCCGGTCATGGACTTCCTTCGCCCCGCCAGCTGGGAGGAGGCGCTCGCCGCGAAGGCCGAGCACCCCACCGCTGTGCCGATTGCGGGTGGCACCGACGTGATGGTCGAGATCAACTTCGACCACCGCCGGCCCGAGTACCTGCTCGACCTCAACCGCGTCGGCGACCTCTACGAGTGGGAGGTCGGCGAGGACACCGTACGGCTGGGCGCCTCCGTCCCGTACACCCGGATCATGGAGAACCTCCGGGCCGAGCTGCCGGGCCTGGCGCTCGCCTCGCACACGGTCGCCTCCCCGCAGATCCGCAACCGCGGCGGCGTCGGCGGCAACCTCGGCACGGCCTCGCCCGCCGGCGACGCCCACCCCGCGCTGCTCGCGGCGGGCGCCGAGGTCGAGGTGGAGTCGGCGGCCCGCGGCACCCGGCTGATCCCGATCGACGCCTTCTACACCGGCGTCAAGCGCAACGCCCT
Above is a genomic segment from Streptomyces collinus Tu 365 containing:
- a CDS encoding PucR family transcriptional regulator, producing the protein MRLRALLDTDALGLRLLGGEDELDRSVRGVMTTDLRDPSRYLSGGELVLTGLAWRRDAHDSEPFVRLLVQAGVAALAAGEAELGDVPDDLVLACSRHRLPLFAVHESVAFASITEHVVRQVSGERAGDLAAVVDRHRRMMTSGPAGGGPDVVLDLLGSDLDLRAWVLSPTGRLIAGSKLGGPALPAEICAGLAAEHLAAARTGRRGPHRVPLAGTTYSLFPIRSSGRSPQAARDVRESVLSDWLLAVEADAGDWPEERLDLLQGVTQLIAVERDRRDAARTVRRRLAQEVLELVQTGAAPAEIAARLRVAAPVLLPGLGAAPHWQVVVARVEWEGDEVEGGPVAQSLLEEILVDPLATGPEPSDRIAVAHTGDEAIALVPLPAMAAEHDGSEPGLLADALLQTVREPLSAGLNDDGRLTLGVSAAVHSAEGLRGALEEARHARRVAAARPGRVCAAGHQELASHVLLLPFVPDDVRRAFTARLLDPLKDYDRRHRAELIPTLEAFLDCDGSWTRCATRLHLHVNTLRYRVGRIEQLTGRDLSRLEDKLDFFLALRMS
- a CDS encoding FAD binding domain-containing protein, with protein sequence MDFLRPASWEEALAAKAEHPTAVPIAGGTDVMVEINFDHRRPEYLLDLNRVGDLYEWEVGEDTVRLGASVPYTRIMENLRAELPGLALASHTVASPQIRNRGGVGGNLGTASPAGDAHPALLAAGAEVEVESAARGTRLIPIDAFYTGVKRNALRPDELIRAVHVAKADGPQQYSKVGTRNAMVIAVCAFGLALHPGTRTVRTGIGSAAPTPVRAKAAEEFLNAALEEGGFWDNGKIITPSVAKQFAELCSGACNPIDDVRGTASYRRHAVGVMARRTLTWTWESYRGARRASEGAA